In a genomic window of Actinomycetota bacterium:
- the hisH gene encoding imidazole glycerol phosphate synthase subunit HisH — MTSPSVHILDYGSGNLRSAHRALERVGADVTVSADFDAAMAADGLVVPGVGAYAACMAGIRAARGDVLVGRRLAGGRPVLGICVGMQVLFDRGVEHGIQTDGLGEWPGVVEALKAPVLPHMGWNTVQIAPDSKLFEGVAGERFYFVHSYAVRSWELDVQNERQAAAKVTWSHHGEDFVAAVEDGPLSATQFHPEKSGDAGLHLLNNWVRSLS, encoded by the coding sequence GTGACTTCGCCTTCAGTTCACATTCTTGATTACGGCTCCGGCAACCTTCGATCGGCTCACCGCGCGCTGGAACGGGTCGGAGCCGATGTCACCGTCAGCGCCGACTTTGACGCGGCTATGGCTGCCGACGGACTTGTCGTGCCCGGCGTCGGGGCCTATGCCGCTTGCATGGCAGGCATTCGAGCCGCTCGAGGCGATGTGCTGGTTGGTCGACGACTCGCGGGCGGACGACCTGTGCTTGGCATCTGCGTAGGCATGCAGGTGCTTTTCGATCGCGGGGTTGAGCACGGCATTCAGACCGATGGCCTGGGCGAATGGCCGGGGGTCGTTGAAGCCCTGAAGGCACCGGTGCTGCCGCACATGGGTTGGAACACCGTCCAGATCGCGCCAGACTCGAAACTCTTTGAAGGAGTCGCGGGAGAGCGCTTCTATTTCGTGCACTCCTACGCCGTGCGTTCGTGGGAGTTGGACGTCCAAAATGAGCGGCAAGCGGCCGCCAAGGTGACCTGGAGTCATCACGGCGAGGATTTCGTTGCTGCAGTTGAAGACGGACCGCTGAGCGCGACTCAGTTCCATCCGGAGAAGTCAGGAGATGCTGGCTTGCACTTGCTCAACAACTGGGTTCGCTCGCTCAGTTAG
- a CDS encoding TIGR03085 family metal-binding protein, with protein MSTSTLVHNERKNLADLMLAAGPDAPTLCAGWTTRDLAAHLVIREARPDAAAGIIVPFLANWTSKVQAEMAANPYEEVVAQFRLGAPRWSPLSIASVDAAANIIEFVIHSEDVRRATPDWIARREDPELNEVLWSRLGRMSKLLLRSLPMGITVQRTDIDAAPAAIKTGSPVLMLTGRPLDIMLLLHGRSVTDVRIDGDESAVSAFKASMLHL; from the coding sequence ATGAGCACCTCAACCTTGGTCCACAACGAACGCAAGAATCTGGCCGACCTGATGCTCGCTGCAGGCCCTGACGCCCCAACCCTGTGCGCTGGCTGGACGACGCGAGATCTGGCTGCTCATCTCGTCATCCGCGAGGCAAGGCCCGATGCCGCAGCCGGGATCATCGTCCCCTTTCTGGCCAACTGGACGAGCAAGGTGCAGGCCGAGATGGCAGCGAATCCTTACGAGGAGGTGGTGGCCCAGTTCAGGCTGGGAGCACCTCGGTGGTCGCCTCTTTCCATTGCCAGCGTCGATGCAGCCGCGAACATCATTGAATTCGTGATTCATAGCGAGGACGTCCGAAGAGCAACACCGGATTGGATCGCTCGTCGCGAGGATCCTGAACTCAACGAGGTGCTGTGGAGCCGACTCGGTCGGATGAGCAAGCTACTGCTTCGATCGCTGCCAATGGGCATCACGGTGCAGCGCACCGATATCGATGCGGCTCCCGCAGCAATCAAGACTGGTTCGCCCGTTCTCATGCTGACTGGTCGGCCGCTGGACATCATGCTGCTGCTGCATGGACGATCGGTCACTGATGTTCGAATCGACGGGGACGAAAGTGCGGTTTCTGCGTTCAAAGCATCGATGCTCCACCTCTAG
- a CDS encoding sulfurtransferase: MTVLITVDDLANAIASKRPPVLLDVRWALAGPPGHDEYLKGHIPGAVFVDLDTELSAIGLPAQGRHPLPSPEQLQSAARRWGINPGDSVVAYDGEGNLISARAWWLLRWAGFTDVRLLDGALPAWVAAGHPLATDDVAPILGVVELSSGAVRTLDQAEIEDFTQRGLLLDAREPERFRGELEPVDPKAGHIPGARNAPTRANLDSEGRFLPVDELQARFAALGVNGARPVGVYCGSGVTAAHEIAALEIVGGFKTALYAGSWSQWSNHDLPIATGI, encoded by the coding sequence ATGACCGTGCTGATCACTGTGGACGATCTCGCCAACGCAATTGCAAGCAAGCGACCGCCAGTGCTGCTTGATGTGAGGTGGGCACTCGCAGGGCCCCCCGGACATGACGAGTATCTGAAGGGCCATATTCCCGGCGCCGTCTTTGTCGACTTGGACACCGAGCTTTCCGCGATTGGACTGCCAGCCCAGGGACGCCACCCCCTTCCCAGCCCAGAGCAACTGCAGAGCGCGGCTCGGCGCTGGGGCATCAACCCCGGCGATTCTGTTGTGGCCTATGACGGTGAAGGCAACTTGATCTCCGCTCGGGCATGGTGGCTCTTGCGCTGGGCTGGCTTCACTGATGTGCGACTACTCGATGGCGCGTTGCCGGCCTGGGTTGCCGCCGGGCATCCACTTGCTACTGACGATGTAGCGCCGATCCTGGGCGTCGTGGAGCTCAGTTCGGGCGCAGTACGGACCCTTGATCAGGCTGAAATCGAAGATTTCACCCAACGCGGCCTCCTTCTTGACGCGCGCGAGCCCGAGCGCTTTCGCGGCGAGCTTGAGCCAGTTGATCCAAAAGCCGGTCATATCCCGGGCGCGCGCAATGCGCCCACGAGAGCCAACCTCGACTCTGAAGGTCGATTCCTCCCGGTAGATGAACTGCAAGCACGCTTCGCAGCTCTCGGCGTGAATGGTGCCAGGCCAGTCGGCGTTTATTGCGGCTCAGGCGTCACCGCTGCCCATGAAATCGCGGCACTTGAAATTGTCGGCGGCTTCAAGACCGCGCTCTACGCCGGGTCATGGTCGCAGTGGAGCAACCATGATCTGCCAATTGCAACGGGAATTTGA
- the priA gene encoding bifunctional 1-(5-phosphoribosyl)-5-((5-phosphoribosylamino)methylideneamino)imidazole-4-carboxamide isomerase/phosphoribosylanthranilate isomerase PriA, whose product MSAQSPLILLPAVDVADGKAVRLTQGKAGTEKEYGSPIDAARAWVNQGAEWIHLVDLDAAFGRGSNAALIAHVVHDVRHQVKVELSGGIRDDASLQAALATGCTRVNLGTAALEDPDWTEKVIREHGEQIAVGLDVRGTTLSARGWTQDGGDLWETLERLDAAGCHRYVLTDVAKDGMMHGPNFHLLQEVCAATTKPIIASGGIHRLEDLHKLAEMVPHGIEGAIIGRALYDQAFTLPEALAASQARYDPYQWGPAQP is encoded by the coding sequence GTGTCTGCCCAATCTCCCCTGATCCTGTTGCCCGCCGTCGACGTTGCTGATGGCAAGGCTGTGCGCCTGACTCAAGGCAAAGCCGGTACCGAAAAGGAATACGGCTCGCCCATCGACGCAGCTCGCGCCTGGGTCAATCAGGGAGCCGAGTGGATCCACCTGGTCGATCTGGATGCGGCCTTCGGTCGTGGATCAAATGCAGCACTCATCGCGCATGTGGTGCACGACGTGCGCCACCAAGTCAAGGTCGAACTCTCCGGAGGTATCCGTGACGATGCCTCGCTCCAAGCTGCCTTGGCCACGGGTTGCACACGAGTGAACCTCGGCACTGCCGCTCTGGAGGACCCGGACTGGACTGAGAAAGTCATTCGCGAGCACGGCGAGCAGATCGCAGTGGGCCTTGATGTCCGCGGTACCACCTTGTCCGCTCGGGGCTGGACTCAAGACGGCGGCGATCTCTGGGAGACTCTTGAGCGCCTCGATGCCGCCGGGTGCCACCGCTACGTCCTCACTGATGTTGCCAAGGACGGCATGATGCACGGCCCGAACTTCCACCTCCTTCAGGAGGTGTGCGCGGCCACCACCAAGCCGATCATCGCCTCCGGCGGCATCCACCGCCTCGAAGATCTTCACAAGCTCGCCGAGATGGTTCCGCATGGCATTGAGGGGGCGATCATCGGTCGCGCGCTCTACGACCAGGCCTTCACTCTGCCTGAAGCCCTTGCCGCGTCGCAGGCACGCTACGACCCATACCAATGGGGTCCCGCGCAGCCGTGA
- the hisF gene encoding imidazole glycerol phosphate synthase subunit HisF produces the protein MSLSIRVIPCLDVDAGRVVKGVNFLDLRDAGDPVELAARYNAEGADELVFLDITASSSDRSTMYDVVSRTAESVFIPLTVGGGVRAVSDFDRLLRAGADKVSLNTSAISDPDLLSDAAERFGSQCVVLSIDARRCPEGVSTDSGFEVTTHGGRRSTGLDAVAWCIEGTRRGAGELLLNSMDADGTKQGYDIALIEMVRREVSVPIIASGGAGKLDDFVPAVVAGADAVLAASVFHFGQMRIDEVKQALAAADFPVR, from the coding sequence GTGAGCCTTTCCATTCGAGTCATTCCCTGTCTTGATGTCGACGCCGGACGGGTGGTCAAGGGAGTCAATTTTCTTGATCTGCGCGATGCAGGCGATCCAGTTGAACTGGCAGCGCGCTACAACGCTGAGGGAGCTGACGAACTCGTCTTTCTGGACATCACGGCATCAAGCTCAGATCGCTCGACCATGTATGACGTTGTGAGCCGTACAGCTGAGTCGGTATTCATTCCACTGACCGTTGGTGGGGGAGTGCGCGCGGTTAGTGATTTTGATCGACTCCTGCGTGCGGGGGCTGACAAGGTCAGTCTGAATACTTCTGCGATCTCTGATCCGGATCTGCTGAGTGATGCTGCTGAGCGATTCGGTTCACAATGTGTTGTGCTGAGCATTGATGCCCGGCGCTGCCCTGAAGGTGTCAGCACCGACAGTGGATTTGAAGTCACCACCCACGGAGGTCGTCGCAGCACTGGGCTTGATGCAGTGGCTTGGTGCATTGAAGGCACGCGACGCGGCGCTGGCGAATTGCTGCTCAATTCTATGGACGCTGATGGCACCAAGCAGGGCTACGACATCGCACTCATCGAGATGGTGCGACGCGAAGTCTCGGTGCCGATCATCGCCAGTGGTGGCGCGGGCAAACTTGATGACTTTGTCCCCGCGGTCGTTGCAGGCGCGGACGCGGTGCTGGCTGCGAGTGTCTTCCACTTCGGTCAGATGCGCATTGACGAAGTCAAGCAAGCCTTGGCCGCGGCCGACTTCCCCGTGCGCTGA